In a genomic window of Pontibacter liquoris:
- a CDS encoding SDR family oxidoreductase, which translates to MIKAEPMLKEGALKGKTIVVTGGGTGLGRSMVKYFLELGANAVICSRKLDVLEQTAKELAQETGGQVLPFACDVRKYNEVEAMLQATLDRFGRVDVLVNNAAGNFVSPTERLSHKAFDVVVDIVLKGSYNCTLALGKHWIEQKQEAAILNIVTTYAWTGSGYVVPSATAKAGVLALTRSLASEWAKYGIRSNAIAPGPFPTEGAWTRLFPKQLADKLDPLRRIPVGRFGEHQELANLAAYLVSDYASFVNGEVVTIDGGEWLYGAGEFNSFDQIPQEMWDAMEKQMRGKGQ; encoded by the coding sequence ATGATAAAAGCAGAACCCATGTTAAAAGAGGGCGCCCTAAAAGGGAAAACCATCGTGGTAACCGGCGGCGGTACCGGGTTGGGCCGCTCCATGGTGAAATACTTTTTAGAACTGGGCGCCAATGCCGTGATCTGCAGCCGCAAACTCGACGTGCTCGAGCAGACCGCTAAAGAGCTGGCGCAGGAAACCGGCGGGCAGGTACTGCCCTTTGCCTGCGATGTGCGCAAGTATAACGAGGTGGAAGCCATGCTGCAGGCCACGTTGGACAGATTCGGCCGCGTGGATGTGCTGGTGAACAATGCTGCGGGTAACTTTGTGAGCCCTACCGAACGCCTGAGCCACAAGGCCTTTGATGTGGTGGTGGACATTGTGCTGAAAGGCAGCTATAACTGCACGCTGGCTCTGGGCAAGCACTGGATCGAGCAAAAGCAGGAAGCCGCCATCCTGAACATTGTGACCACCTATGCCTGGACGGGCTCCGGCTATGTAGTGCCCTCTGCTACGGCCAAGGCAGGCGTGCTGGCCCTTACGCGTTCGCTTGCGTCGGAATGGGCTAAGTATGGCATCCGCTCCAACGCCATCGCTCCCGGACCTTTCCCGACGGAAGGAGCCTGGACGCGCCTTTTTCCGAAGCAACTGGCCGATAAACTGGATCCGCTGAGGCGCATTCCAGTGGGCCGGTTTGGCGAACACCAGGAACTGGCCAACCTGGCAGCCTACCTGGTATCGGATTATGCTTCTTTTGTGAACGGCGAGGTAGTGACCATAGACGGCGGCGAGTGGCTTTACGGGGCCGGCGAGTTCAACAGCTTCGACCAGATCCCGCAAGAAATGTGGGATGCCATGGAAAAACAGATGCGCGGCAAAGGTCAGTAA
- a CDS encoding nuclease A inhibitor family protein: MNKEEIQNALARATDGLLMHSEIEAPFEVVFHSLRPGQQFGPEAVAEWAGKPSGMAVETKELEQFMDEMKGISTDARQEGSMAYRYQKLVQTLHQLLRDVKVYCITQIGTEVFILGKTEAGDYAGLRTMVVHDQATIN, translated from the coding sequence ATGAACAAAGAAGAAATCCAAAACGCATTGGCCCGGGCAACAGACGGCCTGCTGATGCACAGCGAAATAGAGGCCCCTTTTGAAGTTGTTTTCCACTCTCTGCGCCCAGGCCAGCAATTTGGCCCCGAGGCGGTAGCGGAATGGGCCGGGAAACCGTCAGGCATGGCCGTGGAAACAAAGGAGTTGGAGCAGTTTATGGACGAAATGAAAGGCATCAGCACCGACGCACGCCAGGAGGGCAGTATGGCATACCGTTACCAGAAACTGGTGCAAACGCTACATCAGCTGCTACGCGATGTGAAAGTATACTGCATCACCCAGATTGGCACCGAAGTATTTATTCTGGGCAAGACAGAAGCAGGCGACTACGCCGGCCTGCGCACCATGGTGGTGCACGACCAGGCTACGATTAATTGA
- a CDS encoding phytoene desaturase family protein, whose amino-acid sequence MKYDVVVIGAGFGSLTAAALLARRGLQVCVLEQAKYPGGCSASYRRKGYWFETGATTLVGLDAHMPLHYLLAETGIRLPVLRLQTPMQVHLPDGQLLTRYPQLEDWIAEAERVFGKYNQRPFWEHCYTLSQQVWRTSLQQQSFPASNTKDLLLSAARVRPMHLRLLPAAFQTMEQLLSKYKLLQNELFVAFVNEQLLITAQNYLPEVNALFRATALCYTLYGNYYVPGGMINLVKPLEAYLTSKGNQIMYGQQVKAVTPTATGYRISTGKTELESRFVISGMPLNNTRELFTDKPLQQKLSKYTLPSEKLWGAFTMSVVLQQEQPEILHHQVHIPGGIPLVGSKSIFVSFSHKEDKLRAPAGEVVASISTHLADPVARYIEDKEAIAAAILEALATRGLIDPQKIKYMQAATPGAWLFWTKRAYGAVGGYPQYRHIKPWQMKDARLDHRGAYLCGDTVYPGQGIPGVCLSGIIAANKLWQDHF is encoded by the coding sequence ATGAAGTATGATGTCGTGGTGATCGGCGCCGGGTTCGGATCTTTAACAGCTGCAGCGCTGCTGGCCAGACGCGGGCTGCAGGTCTGCGTGCTGGAGCAGGCCAAATACCCCGGGGGTTGTTCGGCCAGTTACAGGCGCAAAGGCTACTGGTTCGAGACTGGCGCTACCACACTGGTAGGATTGGATGCGCACATGCCGCTACATTACCTGCTGGCTGAAACAGGCATCCGGCTGCCCGTTCTGCGGCTGCAAACACCCATGCAGGTGCACCTGCCCGACGGACAGCTGCTGACGCGCTACCCGCAACTGGAAGACTGGATAGCAGAAGCTGAACGGGTTTTCGGGAAGTATAACCAACGGCCTTTCTGGGAGCATTGCTATACGTTGAGCCAGCAGGTATGGCGCACCTCGCTGCAGCAGCAGAGCTTCCCTGCTTCTAATACCAAAGATCTGCTGCTCTCGGCTGCGCGGGTACGACCAATGCACCTCAGGCTGCTGCCCGCTGCTTTCCAAACGATGGAACAGTTGCTGAGCAAGTATAAGCTGCTACAAAACGAGTTGTTTGTGGCCTTTGTAAACGAACAGTTGCTCATCACGGCCCAGAATTACCTGCCGGAGGTGAATGCACTCTTCCGGGCGACAGCGTTGTGTTATACTTTGTATGGCAACTATTACGTGCCCGGAGGCATGATCAACCTGGTAAAGCCCTTGGAGGCATACCTAACCAGCAAGGGCAATCAGATCATGTATGGGCAGCAGGTAAAAGCCGTAACGCCCACAGCAACGGGGTACCGGATCAGCACGGGGAAAACGGAACTGGAGAGCCGCTTTGTGATCAGCGGCATGCCCCTGAACAATACCCGGGAACTGTTTACAGACAAGCCCCTGCAGCAAAAGCTCAGCAAGTATACATTGCCATCCGAAAAACTTTGGGGAGCTTTTACGATGAGTGTCGTACTACAGCAGGAGCAACCCGAGATACTCCATCACCAGGTGCATATTCCCGGTGGGATACCGCTGGTGGGAAGCAAAAGTATTTTTGTCAGTTTCAGCCATAAGGAGGATAAGCTGCGGGCGCCGGCCGGAGAGGTAGTGGCCAGCATCAGTACCCATCTCGCCGATCCGGTAGCCAGGTACATCGAAGACAAGGAGGCCATAGCAGCGGCGATACTGGAGGCGCTGGCCACGCGCGGGCTGATCGATCCGCAAAAAATCAAGTATATGCAGGCGGCCACGCCGGGTGCCTGGCTCTTCTGGACAAAGCGGGCTTATGGCGCAGTAGGAGGCTACCCGCAGTACCGGCACATTAAACCCTGGCAAATGAAAGATGCCCGCCTCGACCATCGTGGCGCTTACCTCTGCGGCGATACCGTTTATCCCGGCCAGGGGATTCCAGGTGTCTGCCTGAGCGGCATTATTGCTGCTAACAAGTTATGGCAGGATCATTTTTAA
- a CDS encoding SDR family oxidoreductase, with protein sequence MAEKADISIMGCGWLGLPLAGNLVQAGYRVNGSTTSPAKLPVLGQMGITPFLINLQETTPGQEILHDFLNAKVLVLNIPPLLRADGGESYLQQMHLLLKALLTSPVNRILFVSSTSVYQDLNRLVTEEDIVFTDEQEPGNMLRRAEKLISGREEWLTTIVRFGGLVGGSRQPGRFLAGKQNVPQGDAPVNLIHLEDCLAILQRIIEQEKWGQTFNACAGEHPLRREFYTKAAEALGLTPPQFADMDKTSFKLIKSQKLQDELAYTFMHPNPMTFFS encoded by the coding sequence ATGGCGGAAAAAGCAGATATCAGTATAATGGGATGCGGCTGGCTCGGATTGCCCCTGGCCGGCAACCTGGTGCAGGCTGGCTACCGCGTAAATGGCTCTACCACCTCCCCTGCCAAGCTACCTGTGCTGGGGCAAATGGGCATTACCCCATTCCTGATCAACTTGCAGGAAACAACGCCGGGACAGGAAATACTGCACGACTTCCTCAATGCGAAGGTGCTGGTGCTTAATATTCCGCCCTTGCTGCGCGCTGATGGTGGCGAAAGTTACCTGCAGCAAATGCACCTGCTGCTGAAAGCATTGCTCACCTCCCCGGTCAACCGCATTCTTTTTGTGTCCTCCACATCCGTTTACCAGGACCTAAACCGGCTCGTAACCGAAGAAGACATTGTATTTACTGACGAGCAGGAACCGGGCAATATGCTGCGCAGGGCAGAGAAACTGATTTCCGGGCGGGAAGAATGGCTGACGACCATCGTGCGTTTTGGCGGATTGGTGGGCGGCAGCCGGCAGCCAGGCCGGTTTTTGGCTGGCAAGCAAAACGTGCCACAGGGCGATGCGCCCGTTAACCTCATCCACTTGGAGGATTGCTTGGCGATCCTGCAGCGGATCATAGAACAGGAAAAATGGGGGCAGACTTTTAACGCCTGTGCCGGGGAGCACCCGCTGCGTCGGGAGTTTTATACCAAAGCAGCCGAAGCGTTAGGCCTCACGCCTCCGCAGTTTGCCGACATGGACAAGACAAGCTTCAAGCTCATCAAAAGTCAGAAACTACAGGACGAGTTGGCTTATACCTTCATGCATCCCAACCCGATGACATTCTTTTCCTGA
- a CDS encoding APC family permease, whose amino-acid sequence MEKNLNAALSPPHAPKLQELAATAICGNDITSSCLYVSALAIIYAGQYAWVSLLMVSGVLFLFRNIYGEVVGALPLNGGAYNALLNTTSKQTASMAACLTLLSYMATAVISANEAMHYVHHLWEGLPVIYATIVLLAIFMGLTIMGIGESSIVAVLIFLTHMLTLTLLIVVGGTYLVTHGLSIMQFNFSQPVEGGIWRALFFGFAAAMLGISGFESSANFVEEQAQGVFPKTLRNMWLAVSIFNPLTAFLVLAIIPMGEVAGHENALLAYLGGIAGGKWLSILVSVDAALVLSGAVLTSYVGVTGLVHRMTLDRCLPQFLLITNKRGSAYLIMITFFLLCVSILLITAGDLGALAGVYTISFLSVMVLFGLGNILLKIRRNRLPRPVQASGLSLFIAIAAVLAALVGNALLNPAYILVFLKYFLPTLSLVLIMLYRIRLLRLFTYVLQHLAKPLRKLIPLKSYSLKRLINEIQSQEFVFFTRGDNIANINQVMRYVEENEQTNKIKIVNVLKDGEEPPHKLIEDIGVLDRAYPDIDVDFVTIHGHFGPELIELLSEEWKIPKNFMFIGSPGNRFLYGLEELGGVRLVI is encoded by the coding sequence ATGGAAAAAAACTTAAATGCTGCGCTTTCCCCGCCGCACGCGCCAAAACTTCAGGAGTTGGCCGCAACGGCCATTTGCGGCAACGATATCACGTCTTCCTGTTTGTATGTCTCGGCACTAGCTATTATTTATGCCGGGCAATATGCCTGGGTATCGCTTCTGATGGTGAGTGGTGTATTGTTTCTTTTCCGGAACATCTATGGCGAAGTGGTAGGCGCGCTGCCCCTGAATGGCGGCGCGTATAATGCGCTGCTCAACACCACCAGCAAGCAAACGGCCTCTATGGCCGCCTGCCTCACACTACTTTCCTATATGGCTACAGCCGTGATCTCGGCCAACGAGGCCATGCATTATGTGCACCACCTCTGGGAAGGGCTTCCGGTCATCTATGCCACCATCGTGCTGCTGGCCATCTTTATGGGGCTCACCATTATGGGCATAGGCGAGTCATCGATTGTAGCGGTCCTTATCTTTCTGACGCACATGCTTACGCTCACGCTTTTAATTGTGGTGGGCGGTACGTACCTGGTCACCCACGGGCTCAGTATCATGCAATTTAATTTTAGTCAACCCGTGGAGGGGGGCATCTGGCGGGCGTTGTTCTTTGGCTTTGCGGCAGCCATGCTGGGCATTTCGGGGTTTGAGAGCTCAGCTAACTTTGTAGAAGAACAGGCCCAGGGTGTGTTTCCTAAAACGCTGCGCAACATGTGGCTGGCTGTGTCGATTTTCAACCCACTGACGGCTTTTTTAGTGCTGGCCATCATTCCGATGGGAGAGGTAGCGGGGCATGAAAATGCCTTGCTGGCCTACCTTGGCGGCATAGCCGGTGGCAAGTGGCTGTCTATCCTTGTCTCGGTAGATGCGGCGCTGGTGTTAAGTGGCGCCGTCCTGACGTCGTATGTCGGGGTAACGGGTTTAGTGCACCGCATGACGCTGGACCGCTGCCTGCCCCAATTTCTGCTGATCACCAACAAAAGAGGATCGGCCTACCTAATCATGATTACTTTCTTCCTGCTTTGCGTTTCTATCCTCCTGATCACGGCTGGTGACCTGGGCGCTTTGGCCGGTGTGTATACGATCTCCTTTTTATCGGTGATGGTCTTGTTCGGTTTAGGAAACATCCTCCTGAAAATACGGCGTAACCGGCTGCCCCGGCCGGTGCAGGCTTCGGGACTTTCGTTGTTTATAGCCATAGCTGCGGTGTTGGCTGCTCTGGTCGGGAACGCCCTCCTGAACCCGGCGTATATCCTTGTCTTCCTCAAATACTTTCTGCCCACGCTCTCGCTGGTGCTGATCATGCTGTACCGTATCCGGCTGCTGCGCCTGTTTACGTACGTGCTGCAGCACCTGGCCAAACCACTCAGAAAGCTTATCCCGCTTAAATCGTATTCCCTTAAGCGCCTGATCAATGAGATCCAGTCGCAGGAGTTCGTGTTCTTTACCCGGGGCGATAACATTGCCAACATCAACCAGGTGATGCGCTATGTGGAGGAGAATGAACAGACAAACAAGATCAAAATTGTTAACGTGCTGAAAGACGGGGAAGAACCGCCACACAAGCTCATCGAGGATATTGGTGTGCTGGACAGGGCGTACCCCGATATAGACGTGGACTTTGTTACGATCCATGGCCATTTCGGACCGGAGCTGATCGAACTGCTCTCTGAAGAATGGAAAATACCGAAAAATTTCATGTTTATTGGCTCTCCCGGCAACCGCTTTCTGTATGGGCTGGAGGAACTTGGTGGGGTGAGGCTGGTGATCTGA
- a CDS encoding NAD(P)/FAD-dependent oxidoreductase, which translates to MQVVVIGGGAAGFFGAIACAQANPKAQVMLLEKSNKLLAKVRVSGGGRCNVTHHCFEPAAFANFYPRGARQLKEAFKRFGAADTITWFEQRGVKLKAEADGRMFPLTDNSETIIHCLLHEAKRTGVQVRTNTGVTGIEPITGGSQQKYTLHLSSGQSITADKVLVCTGGNPKTTGYDWLRALGHPIQEPVPSLFTFNVPGSPFKELQGVSVPSARVRVAGQKLAYEGPLLITHWGYSGPAVLKLSAWGARLFHDQQYQFTILINWIPTLTEETLREHLQQYRQAHPQKVVATNPLFGLPQRLWKALAHLADIPAETKWAELPGKNTNKLVEALHRAPFEVKGKTTFKEEFVTCGGVDLSQVNMRTMESRLQPGLYFAGEVLDIDGITGGFNFQAAWTTGYLAGLAMAAAAD; encoded by the coding sequence ATGCAGGTAGTAGTGATTGGCGGCGGTGCGGCAGGTTTTTTCGGGGCCATTGCCTGTGCGCAGGCAAACCCGAAGGCACAAGTTATGCTGCTGGAAAAGTCAAATAAATTGCTGGCAAAGGTGCGCGTATCGGGTGGCGGCCGCTGCAACGTAACGCACCACTGCTTTGAACCCGCTGCCTTCGCTAATTTTTACCCACGTGGAGCACGGCAACTGAAAGAAGCTTTCAAACGCTTCGGCGCAGCCGACACCATCACCTGGTTTGAGCAGCGTGGTGTAAAACTGAAGGCAGAAGCAGACGGGCGCATGTTCCCGTTAACTGATAATTCGGAAACGATCATCCACTGCCTGCTGCACGAAGCAAAACGGACAGGCGTGCAGGTGCGCACAAATACGGGCGTAACCGGCATCGAGCCGATAACAGGCGGTTCGCAACAGAAGTATACGCTGCACCTGAGCTCGGGCCAGAGTATAACCGCTGACAAAGTACTCGTATGCACGGGAGGCAATCCTAAAACCACAGGCTACGACTGGCTGCGTGCCTTAGGTCATCCCATTCAGGAGCCTGTGCCTTCATTGTTCACCTTTAACGTCCCCGGCTCACCTTTTAAAGAGTTGCAGGGGGTGTCGGTACCCAGTGCACGCGTACGCGTGGCCGGCCAGAAACTGGCCTATGAAGGACCGCTGCTCATCACCCACTGGGGCTATAGCGGTCCGGCGGTTCTAAAGCTTTCGGCCTGGGGAGCACGCCTTTTTCATGACCAGCAGTATCAATTCACCATCCTGATCAACTGGATACCAACCTTAACCGAAGAAACCCTGCGGGAGCACCTGCAACAATACCGGCAGGCGCATCCGCAAAAAGTGGTTGCCACTAACCCGCTGTTCGGCCTGCCGCAACGCCTCTGGAAAGCGCTGGCACACCTGGCCGACATACCGGCCGAGACTAAATGGGCCGAGCTGCCTGGCAAAAACACGAACAAACTGGTGGAGGCGCTGCACCGGGCCCCCTTTGAGGTAAAGGGGAAAACTACTTTTAAGGAAGAATTTGTGACCTGCGGCGGCGTTGACCTAAGCCAGGTAAACATGCGCACCATGGAAAGCCGCCTGCAACCCGGTTTATACTTTGCCGGGGAGGTGCTGGATATCGATGGCATAACCGGCGGATTTAACTTTCAGGCTGCCTGGACGACCGGCTACCTGGCCGGCTTGGCGATGGCTGCTGCTGCGGACTGA
- a CDS encoding ferritin-like domain-containing protein encodes MTINKELYSTVHHLIERCKDGSKGYKTAAEDIEDQDLKELFLKYAVQRDSMITELQDQLTKMGHADDESSSLEGTVHRAWIDLKSALSSKDRVRVLEECERGEDYAVKAYEEALKKELPGPLHQIVEQQFRDVKNAHDHIRSLRNAAREA; translated from the coding sequence ATGACGATAAATAAAGAACTATACTCTACGGTTCATCATCTTATCGAAAGATGCAAGGATGGCTCCAAAGGGTATAAAACAGCCGCTGAAGATATTGAAGACCAGGATCTGAAAGAACTCTTCCTTAAGTATGCCGTGCAGCGCGACAGCATGATCACTGAACTGCAAGACCAGTTAACAAAAATGGGCCATGCCGATGACGAGTCCAGCTCCCTGGAAGGTACTGTGCACCGGGCGTGGATCGATCTTAAATCGGCCCTTTCTTCCAAAGACCGTGTTCGGGTGCTGGAAGAGTGTGAGCGTGGCGAGGATTATGCGGTAAAAGCCTACGAGGAAGCCCTCAAAAAGGAATTGCCTGGTCCGTTGCATCAGATTGTGGAGCAGCAGTTCCGCGATGTAAAGAACGCCCACGATCATATCCGTTCTCTGCGCAATGCCGCCAGAGAGGCTTAA
- a CDS encoding DEAD/DEAH box helicase, with protein MNKIRFDELPLSQEVQRAIADMGFEEASPIQTQAIPVVLEGRDIIGQAQTGTGKTAAFGIPTIEGIDQNDRSVQALILCPTRELAIQVSGEIQKLAKYKQGISVVPIYGGQPYDRQLRALKQGVQIVIGTPGRVMDHIERGTLVLDNVKKIILDEADEMLDMGFREDIEYVLERIPEDRQTIFFSATMSKPIMEMTKRYQTDPVIVKVVHQELTVTNIDQVYFEVRSGLKMEVLSRLLDMYNLKSTIIFCNTKRMVDELVSNLQARGYFADGLHGDMNQNQRSNVMGKFRNGTLEILVATDVAARGLDVENVEAVFNYDLPQDEESYVHRIGRTGRAGKSGKAFSFVGGRTDGYKIKDIMRFTKAKIVLQQVPSVEDVNEIRTTLYFEKVKEVLEKGHLAKHVARIERFVNESDGITPLDVAAALLKMSMKEAKVKEKGAEVEKGLGAAKEGMDRLFITIGKKDRVHPRDIIDLLSQNSDIPASRVGDIDLYDKFSFVEVPTEYTADILKRVGRIEVDGRMVIVEKSDKKGTEREGGRSERGGEDFGFNRSGGEGRGGDRNRGGGSFRDRRSGGGGDRFGGGDRFGGGDRNRGGDRGGDRGGFRKKRF; from the coding sequence ATGAACAAAATCAGATTTGACGAGCTTCCGCTTTCGCAGGAAGTTCAGCGAGCCATCGCAGACATGGGCTTCGAAGAAGCTTCCCCTATCCAAACGCAAGCTATCCCGGTTGTTTTAGAAGGCAGAGACATTATTGGCCAGGCCCAGACGGGTACCGGTAAAACAGCTGCTTTTGGCATCCCGACTATCGAAGGCATTGATCAGAACGACCGCAGCGTACAGGCCCTTATTCTGTGCCCGACGCGTGAACTGGCTATCCAGGTTTCCGGCGAGATTCAGAAACTGGCCAAGTATAAGCAGGGCATCAGCGTGGTGCCTATTTACGGCGGCCAGCCCTACGATCGCCAGCTGCGCGCCTTAAAGCAGGGCGTACAGATCGTGATCGGTACCCCGGGACGTGTGATGGACCACATCGAGCGCGGAACGCTGGTGCTTGATAATGTAAAGAAAATCATCCTGGACGAAGCCGACGAGATGCTCGACATGGGCTTCCGCGAGGATATTGAGTATGTACTGGAGCGCATCCCGGAAGACCGCCAGACGATCTTCTTCTCGGCCACCATGTCCAAGCCGATCATGGAGATGACCAAGCGTTATCAGACCGATCCGGTGATTGTGAAGGTGGTGCACCAGGAACTCACCGTAACTAATATTGACCAGGTATACTTTGAAGTGCGCAGCGGCCTGAAAATGGAAGTGCTGTCACGCTTGCTGGACATGTATAACCTGAAATCTACGATCATCTTCTGTAATACCAAGCGGATGGTGGACGAGCTGGTATCGAACCTGCAGGCCCGTGGCTATTTTGCCGATGGCTTGCATGGCGACATGAACCAGAACCAGCGCTCTAACGTGATGGGCAAGTTCCGCAACGGCACCCTGGAGATTCTGGTAGCGACTGATGTGGCTGCCCGTGGCCTGGACGTGGAGAATGTGGAAGCAGTATTTAACTACGATCTGCCGCAGGATGAAGAATCCTACGTGCACCGCATTGGCCGTACCGGCCGTGCCGGCAAGTCTGGTAAAGCATTCTCGTTTGTAGGTGGCCGTACCGATGGCTACAAGATCAAGGATATTATGCGTTTCACAAAAGCCAAGATCGTGCTGCAGCAAGTGCCGTCTGTGGAAGATGTGAACGAGATTCGCACCACGTTATACTTCGAGAAAGTGAAGGAAGTGCTGGAGAAAGGACATCTTGCCAAGCACGTGGCCCGCATTGAGCGCTTTGTAAATGAATCCGACGGCATCACGCCACTTGATGTAGCGGCTGCTTTGCTCAAAATGAGCATGAAAGAGGCCAAAGTAAAAGAGAAAGGTGCTGAAGTAGAAAAAGGACTGGGTGCTGCCAAAGAAGGTATGGACCGCCTCTTTATCACAATCGGCAAGAAAGACCGCGTACACCCGCGTGACATCATCGATCTGCTGAGCCAGAACAGTGATATTCCTGCTTCACGTGTAGGCGACATCGACCTCTACGACAAGTTCAGCTTTGTGGAAGTGCCGACCGAGTATACGGCCGATATCCTCAAGCGGGTAGGCCGTATCGAAGTGGATGGCCGCATGGTGATCGTAGAGAAATCCGATAAAAAAGGAACAGAACGCGAAGGTGGCCGCAGCGAGCGCGGTGGCGAAGACTTTGGCTTTAACCGTTCCGGCGGCGAAGGTCGTGGCGGTGACAGAAACCGTGGCGGAGGCTCTTTCCGTGACCGCCGTAGTGGCGGTGGTGGTGATCGCTTCGGCGGTGGCGACCGTTTTGGTGGCGGCGACAGAAACCGTGGCGGCGATCGCGGCGGTGACCGTGGCGGATTCCGTAAAAAAAGATTCTAA